The following proteins are co-located in the Bacteroidales bacterium genome:
- a CDS encoding S8 family peptidase codes for MKNKLTLLLVVLLVAQVATTAVAQNKLTPDLVSEISKTHKSELLPINIRLVEQYDPTSKQDILQHLNQAQVRSYIVTELKSFANASQEGLLKELDALSKTGEVIQVKPLWIANVINCYATPEAITQLANRSDIERIDLDEERILIDPVEITELEYVGSKEITYNVNIMNVPQVWSLGFTGEGIVVAVLDTGVNYDHDDLEGNMWSHADFPLHGWNFINNTNNPMDYHGHGTHCAGTVAGNGNAGSQTGMAPSVKIMALQVLGSDGGGTEAGVWDGIQFAVEHGANVMSLSLGWQHAWNPDRASWRDAMDNALAAGVIASVASGNEGGGSAPSNVRTPGDVPAPWRNPDQPDTGGRSAVVTIGATDASDDLAAFSSRGPVTWQNIQPYSDYPYNPGSGLITPDVTAPGVNVKSLSHSNTSGYAVMSGTSMAAPGAAGVMALVLSKNPWLKPAQLSQVLEETALAMTPLKSNTFGAGRVDALAAIIQTNFAGPVYVSHGVNDDEGNNNGFVNPQEFIKLSLTLVNDSGLGFENVETTITTESPYVSMVSDTVSFGSFEPGETIEIADAVSFNTSGQIPGGYVMVFKVESTDGNLVWKNSFSIMAHAPNMVIGSMLIDDSAGNGNGQLDPVELVGMSFDIFSNGQMDAINPELTITVSSPFLTIHNSHFPFETMPPSSFQTVLFDAEVKDFAPIGSVIEMVCNVQYGSYIFTRTFFMRVGLEVEGFEAGNFSNYNWDFVGHQPWVVTPADPYQGSFSAKSGDIDHDQMSVILLNYDVSADDSVSFYRRVSSEPTNDFLRFYINWQLMGEWSGEVDWDKVTYPVSAGSNSFAWMYKKNTTISSGEDAAWIDVVSFPLSPVTTAWAGINATICENLILQLQAYASNFSSIEWTSSGNGSFSDPNILNPVYTPGLEDIEIGQVTLTLTVSDGEESVTDVLLLTIEELPVQPATPAGPASVDLHKITQSSYQIESITNADHYEWVLEPEEAGALSADGVQATIAWNTDFLGNATLKVIAINHCGQSEVSQELEIELFNSVGIAEINLLNMRVFPNPSEGRFIIAFDSRVKTDGFIFVSNSLGETVYSEPIAIENGHFSYSLDLSQLSQGIYNLVVYSDQGQSSTRILIFR; via the coding sequence ATGAAAAATAAACTGACCCTTTTGCTGGTTGTATTGCTTGTAGCGCAGGTTGCAACAACAGCAGTTGCACAAAATAAGCTGACTCCTGATTTGGTTTCAGAGATAAGCAAAACCCACAAATCTGAGTTGTTACCCATAAACATCCGGCTTGTAGAACAATATGATCCTACATCAAAACAAGATATCCTTCAGCATCTGAACCAGGCACAAGTCCGCTCATATATCGTAACTGAACTGAAATCCTTTGCGAACGCATCGCAGGAAGGTCTGTTGAAGGAACTTGATGCTTTGAGCAAGACAGGTGAAGTCATCCAGGTAAAACCGCTTTGGATCGCCAATGTGATCAACTGTTACGCAACTCCGGAAGCAATCACGCAGCTTGCCAACCGTTCCGATATTGAACGAATAGATCTGGATGAAGAACGCATTCTGATTGATCCTGTTGAAATCACTGAGCTTGAATATGTTGGTTCGAAAGAGATCACATACAATGTCAACATCATGAATGTACCACAGGTTTGGAGCTTGGGCTTCACAGGCGAAGGCATTGTGGTGGCTGTGCTGGATACCGGAGTGAACTATGATCATGACGATCTGGAAGGGAACATGTGGTCCCATGCCGATTTTCCCCTCCATGGCTGGAACTTTATAAACAACACCAACAATCCAATGGACTATCACGGACATGGCACCCACTGTGCCGGAACCGTGGCAGGCAATGGCAATGCCGGTTCGCAAACAGGAATGGCCCCTTCGGTAAAAATCATGGCGCTTCAGGTGCTCGGATCCGATGGCGGAGGAACTGAAGCAGGTGTGTGGGACGGGATACAGTTTGCCGTTGAACACGGTGCAAATGTGATGAGCTTATCGCTGGGTTGGCAACATGCCTGGAACCCCGACAGGGCAAGCTGGCGTGATGCCATGGACAATGCGCTGGCTGCGGGTGTAATTGCTTCAGTAGCATCAGGAAACGAAGGAGGTGGTTCAGCCCCGTCAAATGTGCGCACTCCGGGCGATGTTCCTGCGCCCTGGCGCAATCCGGATCAGCCTGATACAGGAGGTCGTTCAGCCGTTGTTACAATTGGTGCAACTGATGCATCAGATGACCTTGCAGCTTTTTCAAGCCGGGGACCGGTAACATGGCAAAACATCCAACCTTATAGCGATTATCCCTATAATCCGGGCTCAGGCCTGATCACTCCTGATGTAACCGCTCCCGGAGTGAATGTGAAATCACTCTCGCACTCAAACACTTCGGGTTATGCAGTAATGAGCGGAACATCAATGGCTGCTCCCGGCGCGGCAGGAGTTATGGCCTTAGTGCTCTCAAAAAATCCCTGGCTGAAACCGGCACAACTCAGCCAGGTGCTGGAAGAAACCGCTTTGGCTATGACCCCACTTAAAAGTAACACCTTTGGAGCCGGAAGGGTTGATGCTCTTGCAGCCATCATTCAAACCAACTTTGCAGGGCCTGTGTATGTTTCTCACGGTGTTAACGATGATGAAGGCAATAACAACGGGTTCGTAAACCCACAGGAATTCATAAAGCTGAGTCTTACCCTTGTAAATGATTCAGGGCTTGGATTTGAAAATGTTGAAACAACGATTACTACAGAATCCCCTTATGTAAGCATGGTGAGCGATACTGTAAGTTTCGGATCTTTTGAACCGGGAGAAACTATTGAAATTGCTGATGCGGTTTCATTCAACACTTCGGGTCAGATTCCGGGAGGTTATGTGATGGTTTTTAAGGTTGAAAGTACTGACGGAAACCTGGTCTGGAAAAATTCATTCTCGATCATGGCACATGCCCCAAATATGGTGATTGGTTCCATGCTCATTGACGACAGCGCTGGTAATGGAAACGGGCAACTTGATCCGGTAGAATTGGTTGGAATGAGCTTTGATATTTTCAGCAACGGGCAAATGGATGCCATTAATCCGGAGCTTACAATAACAGTGAGCAGTCCGTTTTTAACGATCCATAATAGTCATTTCCCATTTGAAACCATGCCTCCTTCAAGCTTTCAAACAGTACTTTTTGATGCAGAAGTGAAGGACTTTGCTCCTATTGGTTCAGTAATTGAAATGGTTTGCAATGTGCAATATGGCAGTTACATCTTCACCAGAACATTCTTCATGAGGGTTGGGCTGGAAGTAGAAGGTTTTGAAGCCGGCAACTTCAGCAATTATAACTGGGATTTTGTCGGCCATCAACCGTGGGTGGTAACACCTGCGGATCCCTACCAGGGTTCTTTCAGTGCAAAGTCGGGCGATATTGATCATGATCAAATGTCAGTTATCCTGCTGAATTACGATGTCAGCGCAGATGATTCCGTATCTTTCTACAGGCGTGTTTCGAGCGAACCGACCAACGACTTCCTTCGCTTTTACATTAACTGGCAACTAATGGGAGAATGGTCCGGTGAAGTTGACTGGGACAAAGTTACTTACCCTGTAAGCGCCGGTTCAAATAGTTTTGCCTGGATGTACAAAAAAAATACAACCATCTCTTCAGGAGAAGATGCCGCATGGATTGATGTGGTTTCTTTTCCACTGTCTCCTGTTACAACTGCCTGGGCAGGTATTAATGCCACTATTTGCGAGAACCTTATCCTTCAATTACAGGCATACGCCAGCAACTTTAGCAGCATTGAATGGACAAGCAGCGGAAACGGTTCATTTAGCGATCCAAATATTCTGAATCCGGTTTACACACCGGGGCTGGAAGATATTGAGATCGGCCAGGTGACTCTCACACTTACAGTTTCTGACGGAGAGGAAAGCGTAACAGATGTTTTGCTTCTAACAATTGAAGAATTGCCTGTCCAGCCAGCCACTCCCGCAGGACCCGCTTCTGTTGACCTTCACAAGATCACTCAAAGTTCTTATCAAATCGAAAGCATCACAAATGCAGATCATTACGAATGGGTGTTAGAACCCGAAGAAGCCGGTGCGTTAAGCGCGGATGGAGTTCAGGCAACAATTGCATGGAATACTGATTTCCTTGGCAATGCCACTTTGAAAGTCATTGCTATAAACCATTGCGGACAAAGTGAAGTGTCGCAGGAGTTGGAAATTGAATTGTTCAATTCGGTGGGTATAGCAGAAATCAATTTGCTCAACATGAGGGTTTTCCCGAATCCTTCTGAGGGAAGGTTTATCATTGCCTTCGACAGCAGGGTAAAAACAGACGGGTTTATTTTTGTCAGCAATTCATTGGGTGAAACGGTGTATTCCGAACCCATTGCCATCGAAAATGGTCATTTCAGTTATTCATTGGATTTGAGCCAGCTTTCACAGGGCATTTACAACCTGGTTGTATATAGCGATCAGGGCCAATCCTCTACGCGGATTTTAATATTCAGATAG
- a CDS encoding aminopeptidase, with protein sequence MLRTHLITALLLALVFSTTQALAQEDTATEKNKGYVFTDEIRLPATPVKNQFRSGTCWSFGTHALIESELLRMGIGEIPLSEMFVVRHTYTAKAERYVRLNGSLNFAAGGALPDPFWVMANFGVVSEEAYAGKVIGEENHVHGEMDAVLKAYVDAVIKNPNRKLTPVWKDGFNGLLDAYLGSYPEEFTFKGKTYTPKSFAEMLGVKADDFVQLTSFTHHPFYTDFILEVPDNWNWEKAWNLPVDELMEVIDGALANGYTVVWASDISEKGFSHRNGVAIVPETDPGVLDGMERGRWEKLTQKEKDDMLYSFKEPIQEKKITQEDRQTGFDNFTTTDDHAMHIIGTARDQNGNKYYIVKNSWGTDNNPYGGYLYASETFVRYKTISLMVNKNAMSRKIRGKLGL encoded by the coding sequence ATGCTTAGAACACATTTAATTACAGCTCTTTTGCTCGCGCTGGTATTTTCAACTACCCAGGCTTTGGCCCAGGAAGACACGGCTACGGAAAAGAATAAAGGCTATGTTTTTACTGATGAGATCCGCTTGCCTGCAACTCCTGTAAAAAATCAATTCCGTTCCGGTACTTGCTGGAGCTTCGGAACACATGCCCTTATTGAATCAGAATTACTCCGCATGGGAATTGGTGAAATTCCACTTTCCGAAATGTTTGTGGTCAGACATACCTATACTGCAAAAGCAGAACGATACGTGAGATTAAACGGGAGTTTAAATTTTGCAGCAGGTGGCGCATTGCCTGATCCATTCTGGGTGATGGCCAACTTTGGCGTGGTTTCGGAAGAAGCCTACGCAGGCAAGGTAATTGGTGAGGAAAACCATGTGCATGGTGAGATGGACGCCGTTTTGAAGGCTTACGTAGATGCCGTGATCAAGAACCCAAACCGCAAACTTACACCGGTTTGGAAAGATGGGTTCAACGGCTTACTGGATGCCTATCTTGGTTCTTACCCTGAAGAATTTACATTTAAAGGAAAAACCTATACCCCAAAAAGTTTTGCTGAAATGCTGGGAGTAAAAGCCGATGATTTTGTGCAGTTAACTTCATTCACTCATCACCCGTTCTATACAGATTTCATCCTGGAGGTGCCCGACAACTGGAACTGGGAAAAAGCCTGGAATCTTCCTGTTGATGAGCTTATGGAGGTGATTGACGGCGCACTTGCCAACGGATATACTGTTGTGTGGGCCAGCGATATCAGTGAAAAAGGGTTCTCGCACCGCAATGGTGTTGCCATTGTTCCCGAAACTGATCCCGGAGTGCTTGACGGAATGGAACGCGGACGATGGGAGAAGCTAACACAAAAGGAGAAAGATGATATGCTTTACAGCTTCAAGGAACCTATACAGGAAAAGAAAATCACGCAGGAAGACCGCCAAACCGGATTCGATAATTTCACGACTACCGACGATCATGCCATGCATATTATTGGTACCGCAAGAGACCAAAATGGCAACAAGTATTACATTGTTAAAAACTCATGGGGAACCGATAACAACCCTTATGGCGGATACCTTTATGCTTCCGAAACATTTGTCCGTTACAAAACCATTTCTCTCATGGTGAACAAGAATGCCATGTCAAGGAAAATAAGGGGGAAGTTGGGGTTGTAA
- the aspS gene encoding aspartate--tRNA ligase, whose product MLRTHTCGELRITDVGTKVSLCGWVQRSRDFGGMTFLDLRDRYGITQLVFNMETNASLCIKARELGREFVITVNGVVAERSNKNPKMPTGDVEIIVDAFEVLNESKIPPFTIEDNTDGGDELRMKYRYLDLRRNLVKRNMELRHRMAIETRSYMDSLNFIEVETPVLIKSTPEGARDYVVPSRVSPGEFYALPQSPQTFKQLLMVAGFDRYFQIVKCFRDEDLRADRQPEFTQIDCEMSFVTQEDIFNTFEGLVIHLFDKVKNVKIDKLPRMSYADAMKNYGSDKPDIRFGMTFVELTDLVKGKDFKVFDDAELVVGINAKGCAEYTRKQLDELTDFVKKPQIGAGGLIYLRYNTDGSLKSSVDKFYSADDLKKWADAFDAKPGDLILILAGVAGKTLKQLNELRLEMGNCLGLRNPEVFMPLWVYDFPLLEWDEGSQRFYAMHHPFTSPKPEDIELLDSNPGAVRANAYDMVINGVEVGGGSIRIHNKPLQQKMLKLLGFSDEDAQAQFGFLMNAFEFGAPPHGGIAFGFDRLCSLFGGSESIRDFIAFPKNNAARDVMIDSPSRISSAQLEELGIRIK is encoded by the coding sequence ATGTTACGAACACATACCTGCGGAGAACTTAGAATAACTGATGTAGGAACCAAAGTCAGCCTGTGCGGGTGGGTGCAACGTTCCCGCGATTTTGGCGGGATGACCTTTTTAGATCTGCGCGACCGATACGGAATTACCCAATTGGTTTTCAATATGGAAACCAATGCATCACTTTGTATAAAAGCCCGTGAACTGGGCCGTGAATTTGTGATCACAGTCAATGGCGTGGTGGCTGAACGCAGCAACAAAAATCCCAAAATGCCTACCGGTGATGTTGAAATCATTGTTGATGCTTTTGAAGTGCTCAACGAGTCAAAAATTCCTCCTTTCACCATCGAAGACAACACCGATGGCGGTGATGAACTGCGGATGAAATATCGTTACCTCGATTTGCGGCGCAACCTCGTAAAACGCAACATGGAACTTCGTCACCGGATGGCTATTGAAACGCGCAGCTATATGGACAGCCTTAATTTTATTGAAGTTGAAACCCCGGTTCTGATAAAAAGCACTCCTGAAGGCGCCCGCGATTACGTTGTTCCTTCAAGAGTGAGCCCTGGGGAGTTTTATGCACTTCCCCAATCACCACAAACCTTTAAACAATTGCTGATGGTGGCCGGGTTCGACCGCTATTTCCAGATTGTGAAATGTTTCCGCGACGAAGACCTGCGTGCCGATAGACAGCCCGAATTCACACAGATAGACTGCGAAATGTCATTCGTTACACAGGAAGACATTTTTAACACCTTCGAAGGTTTGGTGATCCACCTTTTTGATAAGGTGAAAAACGTTAAAATTGATAAACTGCCACGTATGAGCTACGCCGATGCCATGAAAAATTATGGCAGCGATAAACCCGATATCCGTTTCGGGATGACTTTTGTTGAACTTACAGATTTGGTGAAAGGTAAGGATTTCAAGGTTTTTGATGATGCCGAACTCGTTGTTGGAATCAATGCCAAAGGTTGCGCAGAATATACCCGCAAGCAACTGGACGAACTGACCGATTTTGTTAAAAAGCCCCAGATTGGAGCCGGTGGTCTGATTTACCTTCGGTACAATACAGATGGATCATTGAAATCTTCCGTTGATAAGTTCTATTCCGCTGATGACTTGAAAAAATGGGCGGATGCATTTGATGCCAAACCCGGCGACCTTATACTCATTCTGGCAGGAGTAGCAGGAAAAACACTCAAACAACTTAATGAGCTTCGCCTTGAGATGGGCAACTGCCTTGGCCTTCGTAATCCGGAAGTTTTCATGCCCTTGTGGGTGTATGATTTCCCCTTGCTTGAGTGGGACGAAGGATCGCAACGCTTTTATGCCATGCACCATCCGTTCACTTCACCCAAACCCGAAGATATTGAGTTGCTTGATTCCAATCCGGGTGCAGTACGTGCCAATGCCTATGATATGGTTATTAACGGCGTGGAAGTCGGAGGTGGTTCAATACGAATCCACAACAAACCTTTGCAGCAGAAAATGCTGAAACTGCTTGGTTTCTCTGATGAAGATGCGCAGGCGCAATTCGGTTTCCTGATGAATGCCTTTGAATTTGGCGCCCCACCGCATGGCGGCATCGCCTTTGGTTTCGACAGGCTTTGCTCACTTTTTGGCGGCAGCGAATCCATCCGCGACTTTATTGCTTTCCCAAAAAACAACGCAGCACGTGATGTGATGATTGATTCACCTTCTCGCATCTCATCAGCACAGCTGGAAGAGTTGGGGATTAGGATAAAGTAG
- a CDS encoding AbrB/MazE/SpoVT family DNA-binding domain-containing protein — MELPVIKVGNSGVEIVEIEDCIELRPSAKPRENWEEAFKQMNRNNDDTLLIDDVFADEISKDCC, encoded by the coding sequence ATGGAATTACCAGTTATCAAAGTAGGAAACTCAGGCGTGGAAATTGTTGAGATAGAAGATTGCATTGAATTGCGACCCTCAGCAAAACCACGTGAAAATTGGGAAGAAGCTTTCAAGCAGATGAATAGGAACAACGACGACACGTTGCTTATTGATGATGTTTTTGCTGATGAAATCTCTAAAGATTGCTGTTAA
- a CDS encoding U32 family peptidase, which produces MSPAGSYESLMAAIQGGADSVYFGVGTLNMRARSSMNFTLEDLAQIATICREHMVRSYLTVNTVIYDEETAYMQSVVDAAKDNGITAIIASDIAVMEYARSKGVEIHISTQCNITNLQAVRFYSQYADVMVLARELSLEQITAITKKIEEDNIHGPTGKKIVIEIFVHGAMCMAVSGKCYLSQDMFNKSANRGECYQPCRREYRIRDFDDEVDLNIDNHFIMSPKDMKTIDFLDKIVGAGVRVLKIEGRGRAPEYVKTVTQCYREAADAILESNFNPEKVEQWNHRLNQVYNRGYWEGYYLGKTLPEWTNVYGSKSTRKKTYVGKITNYFAKIGIAEVTLETGDLIIGDDYVILGPTTGVYEGNITEIRVDEKIVEKTFKGEICSIPVKETVRRSDKLYKITDR; this is translated from the coding sequence ATGTCCCCAGCCGGTTCTTACGAAAGCCTGATGGCTGCTATTCAGGGAGGAGCTGATTCGGTGTATTTCGGTGTGGGAACCTTGAATATGCGGGCGCGCTCATCAATGAATTTTACGCTGGAAGATCTGGCACAAATTGCCACTATTTGCCGAGAGCACATGGTTCGCAGCTACCTTACCGTGAACACGGTGATTTATGATGAGGAAACGGCTTACATGCAAAGTGTGGTGGATGCAGCCAAAGATAATGGCATTACGGCCATCATTGCTTCGGATATTGCCGTGATGGAATACGCGCGAAGCAAAGGTGTTGAGATTCACATTTCCACACAGTGCAACATTACCAACTTACAGGCTGTGCGGTTTTATTCGCAATATGCTGATGTGATGGTGCTGGCCCGTGAATTAAGCCTGGAGCAAATAACTGCGATCACCAAAAAAATTGAAGAAGACAATATCCATGGCCCGACGGGAAAAAAAATTGTGATTGAAATCTTTGTGCATGGTGCCATGTGCATGGCGGTTTCCGGGAAATGTTACCTCAGTCAGGATATGTTCAATAAATCTGCGAACCGTGGCGAGTGCTATCAACCGTGCCGCCGCGAATACCGTATCCGCGATTTTGACGACGAGGTGGATCTGAATATTGACAACCATTTTATCATGTCGCCCAAAGACATGAAAACCATTGATTTTCTGGATAAAATTGTCGGGGCAGGGGTGAGGGTGCTTAAGATTGAAGGCCGTGGCCGTGCGCCGGAATATGTGAAAACCGTTACACAATGCTACCGCGAAGCGGCCGATGCGATCCTTGAAAGTAACTTTAATCCTGAAAAAGTTGAACAGTGGAATCATCGCTTGAACCAGGTTTATAATCGTGGATATTGGGAAGGGTATTATCTAGGCAAGACCCTTCCAGAATGGACGAATGTGTATGGTTCAAAATCAACACGAAAAAAAACTTACGTCGGCAAGATCACTAATTATTTTGCGAAAATCGGGATTGCGGAAGTTACCCTGGAAACCGGAGACCTAATAATTGGAGATGATTATGTAATCCTTGGTCCAACGACCGGAGTTTATGAAGGCAACATCACTGAAA